One window of Psychrobacillus sp. FSL H8-0483 genomic DNA carries:
- a CDS encoding GNAT family N-acetyltransferase → MKQKNVIDVPVSEIVEFWNECIGNSFPMTQKLWIQNTLQDSNVLKEASIVIYENGQLIGLVVAKRYQEKLQTEMSKYIGWIQCLLVRKIARNRGIGQKLLNHVEKKFNNLHLREIRLGRDPWHYFPGVPLENIETIKWFERRGYKKESIEIDLRREVRTVEPYKLTNPTHLFRVLTREEIPKLLSFLKQVFPGRWHYEALRYANINGSGREFMGFFIDNELKGFCRMNDPQSPLIAQNVYWSSLFKGPLGGIGPLGIDRHVRGNQYGIDLVKAASNELILRGMHHIVIDWTQLVTFYEKLEYVPWKHYETMSKSI, encoded by the coding sequence ATGAAACAAAAGAACGTTATAGATGTTCCAGTGAGTGAAATTGTTGAATTTTGGAATGAATGTATTGGGAACTCATTTCCGATGACCCAAAAATTGTGGATACAAAACACGCTCCAGGATAGTAACGTTTTAAAAGAAGCCTCTATAGTCATTTATGAAAACGGGCAGTTGATAGGTCTAGTGGTAGCAAAACGTTATCAAGAAAAACTCCAAACAGAGATGTCTAAGTATATTGGTTGGATTCAATGTTTACTAGTTAGAAAGATAGCGAGAAATAGAGGGATTGGGCAGAAACTATTAAACCATGTGGAGAAAAAATTTAATAATCTCCATCTCAGAGAAATTCGATTAGGAAGAGATCCTTGGCACTATTTTCCTGGCGTGCCACTTGAAAATATAGAAACGATAAAATGGTTTGAAAGACGCGGTTATAAGAAGGAATCTATTGAAATAGATTTAAGGAGAGAAGTAAGAACTGTTGAACCTTATAAACTCACAAATCCTACCCACTTGTTCAGGGTCCTTACGAGAGAGGAGATACCAAAGTTGCTTTCCTTCCTCAAACAAGTATTTCCAGGAAGATGGCATTACGAGGCTTTGCGATATGCGAACATTAACGGAAGTGGAAGAGAATTCATGGGATTCTTTATTGACAATGAACTAAAAGGATTTTGTAGAATGAATGATCCGCAATCCCCTTTAATTGCTCAAAATGTGTATTGGTCATCTTTGTTCAAAGGTCCTTTAGGAGGAATTGGTCCTTTGGGGATTGATCGTCATGTAAGAGGAAATCAGTATGGTATCGATTTAGTGAAGGCTGCATCGAATGAATTAATCTTACGTGGTATGCATCATATCGTTATTGATTGGACACAACTGGTGACCTTTTACGAGAAACTAGAGTATGTACCATGGAAACACTATGAAACAATGTCAAAATCCATCTAG
- a CDS encoding BadF/BadG/BcrA/BcrD ATPase family protein has translation MYVLGIDGGGTKTVGLVADENGNVFMKVITGPSNPNAMLPEEFEKVLSNLLHQIHIQNPRIFNQIEICFAGMAGVGESGSHKNVEGLLKKQLPSKTQIIVDNDAVNALYSGSLGESGIVQIAGTGAITLGMNKNQKRCRVGGWGYLFDDEGSGFYLGNEALKAVFKAYDSRGSFTSLTSRVLNHFQLETVPEIIQKIYGGHQSKSSIAPLSCYVVEEAMNEDEVAVQIVHDACMRMFHSIKTCHQQLFDQDESTIVVLSGGVFTNSALFIQHLQKLASITLPNLTFRKNLIPPVGGAIVAGFLKKDVKIEKNFVETFNKHFQGNLGL, from the coding sequence ATGTACGTCCTTGGAATAGATGGTGGTGGAACAAAAACAGTAGGACTGGTTGCAGATGAAAACGGAAATGTTTTCATGAAAGTGATAACGGGTCCAAGTAATCCAAATGCAATGTTGCCAGAAGAATTTGAAAAGGTTTTGAGCAACTTGTTACATCAAATACATATCCAAAACCCAAGGATATTTAATCAGATTGAAATTTGTTTTGCAGGGATGGCTGGCGTTGGAGAGAGTGGGAGCCATAAAAATGTAGAAGGACTATTAAAAAAACAATTGCCTTCAAAGACTCAGATCATCGTGGACAATGATGCTGTCAATGCATTGTATTCAGGATCTTTAGGAGAGTCTGGAATCGTACAAATAGCTGGAACGGGCGCCATTACGTTGGGGATGAACAAAAACCAAAAAAGGTGTCGAGTAGGTGGTTGGGGTTATTTGTTTGATGACGAAGGTAGTGGTTTTTATTTGGGAAATGAAGCTTTAAAAGCTGTGTTCAAAGCGTATGACAGTCGAGGTTCTTTTACTTCATTGACTAGTAGAGTTTTGAACCATTTTCAGCTAGAAACAGTTCCAGAGATTATTCAGAAAATATATGGTGGACATCAATCCAAATCCAGTATTGCCCCACTAAGTTGTTACGTAGTAGAGGAAGCAATGAACGAAGATGAAGTTGCAGTACAAATTGTCCATGATGCTTGTATGAGAATGTTCCATTCCATCAAGACCTGTCATCAACAATTATTTGATCAAGATGAATCTACTATTGTAGTTCTATCAGGAGGAGTCTTTACAAATTCTGCGCTTTTCATTCAACATTTACAAAAATTAGCGAGCATCACCTTACCAAATCTCACTTTTCGAAAAAATCTTATCCCGCCAGTAGGTGGTGCAATTGTAGCGGGTTTTCTTAAGAAAGATGTGAAGATTGAAAAAAACTTTGTTGAAACATTTAATAAGCATTTTCAAGGGAATCTTGGACTATGA
- a CDS encoding serine hydrolase domain-containing protein — MKSQIVSFLQEEIDKQVTPGAVIRIKYKGKWILEEAIGTNSIEPDKVPMSTEHLFDVASLTKVMGTLPAMLQLFQSGDIHLQDKVVTFLPEFGIHQKETITLQQLLTHSSGLIAHRPYFERKLSYDEVLADIYKEELVYIPDTKVVYSDLGFILLGAIIEKVSGQNIQDYVIDHIFKHLDMDDSTYLPSVERQLYAPTEYLPHLQDHKYGIVHDDNTEFMGGVSGHAGLFSTIRDIAKFCDMLESNGEYNGKQILHPLWLQKSKENFTSFATEARGIGWQLKGNGSSPAGDLMSSQTYGHTGYTGTSFYIDPSTELTVILLTNRVYFGRHDGMSRLRPRLHNIIMTNLSN, encoded by the coding sequence ATGAAATCACAAATTGTTTCTTTTCTACAAGAAGAAATAGACAAACAAGTAACACCTGGTGCGGTCATACGCATTAAGTATAAAGGGAAGTGGATTCTGGAAGAGGCGATTGGGACCAATAGTATAGAGCCTGACAAAGTACCAATGTCTACAGAACATCTTTTTGATGTGGCTTCCTTAACGAAGGTTATGGGAACCTTGCCTGCTATGCTTCAACTTTTTCAATCGGGAGACATCCATTTACAAGATAAAGTAGTAACTTTTCTACCGGAATTTGGTATACACCAAAAAGAAACGATCACACTTCAACAATTATTAACTCACTCATCCGGGCTCATTGCTCACAGACCGTATTTTGAGAGAAAGCTCTCTTATGATGAGGTATTAGCTGATATTTACAAAGAAGAACTGGTTTATATACCTGACACGAAAGTTGTTTATAGTGATTTAGGTTTTATTCTCTTAGGTGCAATCATTGAAAAAGTATCGGGACAGAACATACAGGATTATGTGATAGATCATATATTTAAGCATTTAGATATGGACGATTCGACGTATTTACCGAGTGTAGAAAGGCAGCTATATGCACCTACCGAATATTTGCCACACTTACAAGACCATAAATATGGGATTGTCCATGATGATAATACGGAATTTATGGGAGGTGTTAGCGGGCATGCAGGTTTATTTTCTACTATAAGGGATATTGCGAAGTTTTGTGACATGTTGGAAAGTAACGGAGAATACAACGGAAAACAAATCCTTCATCCGTTGTGGCTTCAAAAGTCTAAAGAAAATTTTACTTCGTTCGCTACAGAAGCAAGAGGAATTGGTTGGCAATTGAAAGGGAATGGATCAAGTCCTGCGGGTGATCTGATGTCTTCCCAAACTTATGGACATACAGGATATACGGGGACGAGTTTTTATATTGATCCATCTACTGAGCTAACGGTGATTTTATTAACCAATCGAGTGTATTTTGGTCGACACGATGGCATGAGTCGCTTGAGACCACGTTTACACAATATTATCATGACAAATCTGAGTAATTAG
- the nagZ gene encoding beta-N-acetylhexosaminidase translates to MSLKKKAGRLLIAGFKGTIISDEIKHLIHEYHIGGVILFGRNIGTPNEILALTQSLQQEAKKAGYKTPLLICIDQENGVVRRLGEGTTIIPGAMLLGATHQPKHAYNAGVITGKELKALGVNWNLAPVVDINNNPKNPVIGVRSFGEKPDEVTEMAKQSMLGMQHAGVMTTLKHFPGHGDTSVDSHLDLPVIAHSLKRLHEVELVPFKACIQAGADAIMSAHVYFPALELESNTPATLSHSVITGLLRDQLGFDGVVTTDCMEMDAIAKGIGTVNGCVKAVKAGVDLVMVSHIHSLQEQSILKIVEAVESGELSVQQIDNSIARIERMIAKYTTWEEIENSQQVADFVGSFNQQSEMKQIYKDGVTFVHGEGTAIHASERVLLIFPTNEYATMVEDKRYATIEMAEQLKKVHTNLEIIQVPSSQLIELIEALREQAKNFDRLVVLTLNAVQNKEQQLLVDNLIETGKPVDIVAVRVPYDASLFPRANRMICTYEFTQTAFEIVAEYLVGETSIKGKLPISLV, encoded by the coding sequence ATGAGTTTAAAGAAAAAAGCAGGTAGATTATTAATAGCTGGTTTTAAAGGAACAATTATCTCTGATGAAATTAAGCATCTAATACACGAATACCACATCGGAGGAGTTATTTTATTCGGTCGTAACATCGGTACTCCAAACGAAATTTTGGCACTCACACAAAGCTTGCAACAGGAAGCAAAAAAAGCTGGCTATAAGACCCCTTTGCTCATTTGTATTGATCAGGAGAATGGGGTGGTGCGACGTTTAGGAGAAGGAACAACCATTATTCCTGGTGCGATGTTGTTGGGCGCAACTCATCAACCGAAACATGCTTACAATGCGGGTGTTATTACAGGAAAAGAGTTAAAAGCACTTGGGGTAAATTGGAACTTGGCGCCTGTTGTAGATATAAATAATAATCCTAAAAACCCGGTAATTGGAGTGCGCTCTTTCGGAGAAAAACCAGATGAAGTAACGGAAATGGCGAAGCAATCAATGCTTGGCATGCAACACGCCGGTGTGATGACAACATTAAAGCACTTCCCAGGCCATGGTGATACAAGTGTCGATTCACATTTAGACTTACCTGTTATTGCCCATAGCCTAAAGCGATTGCATGAAGTAGAACTAGTGCCATTCAAAGCATGTATTCAAGCTGGTGCTGATGCGATCATGAGTGCTCATGTGTATTTTCCTGCACTTGAGTTAGAATCGAATACACCAGCTACCTTATCGCATTCGGTTATTACAGGATTACTGCGTGATCAACTAGGATTTGATGGTGTTGTGACAACTGATTGTATGGAAATGGATGCTATTGCGAAAGGCATTGGAACCGTCAACGGATGTGTGAAAGCAGTAAAAGCTGGTGTCGATTTGGTAATGGTATCTCATATTCATTCATTACAAGAGCAATCTATTTTAAAGATTGTTGAAGCGGTCGAGAGTGGGGAACTTTCTGTTCAACAAATAGATAATTCGATTGCAAGAATTGAAAGAATGATAGCTAAGTATACGACGTGGGAAGAAATCGAAAATTCACAGCAAGTGGCAGATTTTGTTGGATCGTTCAATCAGCAAAGTGAAATGAAACAAATCTATAAAGATGGTGTTACTTTTGTTCATGGGGAAGGTACTGCAATACATGCAAGTGAGCGTGTATTACTGATTTTCCCAACAAATGAATATGCAACGATGGTCGAGGATAAGCGATATGCAACAATAGAAATGGCAGAGCAATTGAAAAAAGTTCATACTAACCTGGAAATAATTCAAGTTCCCTCATCCCAACTTATTGAACTAATTGAAGCTTTGAGGGAACAAGCAAAGAATTTTGATAGATTGGTTGTTTTAACTTTGAATGCAGTTCAAAACAAAGAACAACAACTATTGGTAGATAATCTAATTGAAACAGGTAAACCTGTGGATATCGTGGCTGTGCGAGTACCTTATGATGCGAGTCTCTTTCCAAGAGCGAATCGCATGATTTGCACATATGAGTTTACACAAACGGCGTTTGAAATCGTTGCTGAATATCTAGTAGGTGAAACGTCAATAAAGGGGAAATTACCTATTAGTTTAGTCTAA
- a CDS encoding PIG-L deacetylase family protein yields MHLMIVGAHCGDGEIQAGAIAHKYAQAGYKVTFLHLTAGEKGAPPHVDVETYRRQKIHEAEKAAAVIGGTSITLSYKDAELTFNENLVKEVATLFRKEKPDFVITHWINSMHPDHRLCQLVVQDAWLKASLPGFDLDGLPPHGLRRVFHSENWEDMEGYEPDIYVDVTDSFEAYLEALSCYWFITNSSSFRYYDYYKALGTMRGCLARTTYAQTLQNSKGLHVRKEGYIPGFPIS; encoded by the coding sequence ATGCATTTAATGATTGTTGGAGCGCATTGTGGGGACGGGGAGATTCAGGCTGGGGCAATTGCACACAAATATGCTCAAGCGGGATATAAAGTGACTTTTCTCCATTTGACGGCTGGAGAAAAGGGAGCTCCACCACATGTAGATGTGGAAACGTATAGGAGACAAAAAATACATGAAGCGGAAAAGGCTGCTGCAGTTATAGGAGGAACGAGTATTACGTTAAGTTATAAGGATGCAGAGCTTACTTTTAATGAAAATTTAGTTAAAGAGGTAGCAACATTATTTAGGAAAGAAAAACCGGATTTTGTTATTACGCATTGGATTAATAGTATGCATCCCGACCATCGCCTCTGTCAGCTAGTTGTGCAGGACGCGTGGCTGAAAGCTTCTTTGCCAGGCTTTGATTTGGATGGATTACCACCACATGGTCTAAGGAGAGTGTTTCATAGTGAAAACTGGGAAGACATGGAGGGATATGAGCCTGATATTTATGTAGATGTAACGGATTCTTTCGAAGCGTATTTAGAAGCATTATCTTGTTATTGGTTCATTACGAATTCCTCCAGTTTCCGCTACTACGACTATTACAAAGCATTAGGGACAATGCGTGGTTGTTTAGCAAGAACAACCTATGCACAAACGTTGCAGAATTCAAAAGGACTACATGTAAGAAAAGAAGGGTATATTCCTGGATTTCCTATTTCCTAA
- a CDS encoding anhydro-N-acetylmuramic acid kinase: MLKPMRVCGLMSGTSLDGLDIAIVDFSFVNNQLQYELTYFVTMPYTKELTSRLFQLMNPSVSIQEVSSMNMYLGELYAKFIKEALANSSLDYHSIDLISTHGQTIWHEPIVEKETLFARPNTWQIGDISALAEEARIPVIGDFRTRDMAAGGQGAPLVPFADQFLFQSHEVGRVIANIGGIANITVLPPKEAEQDVVAYDTGPGNMIIDAFVSLYTNGIQRFDDNGKFAKEGSVHQDWLRLLMGNDYFLKPAPKSTGREVFGEAYAKRLWSEGDQYGISSLDKISTITMFTACSLAMEIQKHIQTHDVKEVFVSGGGVHNATLLTYLKQLLPEEINVKSSDALGINSDAKEAFVFALLGYLGFHKVPNNLPSTTGAKRQTILGKIAW, translated from the coding sequence ATGTTGAAACCTATGCGTGTGTGTGGTCTTATGTCAGGAACTTCTCTCGACGGACTAGACATCGCCATTGTAGATTTTTCATTTGTTAATAATCAATTGCAGTATGAACTGACGTACTTTGTAACGATGCCTTACACGAAGGAATTGACTTCCCGATTATTTCAGTTAATGAATCCAAGTGTATCGATTCAAGAAGTATCTTCGATGAACATGTATTTAGGTGAACTTTATGCAAAGTTCATTAAAGAAGCTCTTGCGAATTCTTCATTGGATTACCATTCAATTGATTTAATTAGCACTCATGGACAAACGATTTGGCATGAACCAATTGTGGAGAAGGAAACATTGTTTGCACGACCGAACACATGGCAAATTGGAGATATTTCTGCATTAGCGGAAGAGGCCCGAATTCCTGTAATCGGTGATTTTAGAACTCGAGATATGGCGGCAGGAGGGCAGGGGGCGCCCCTTGTACCATTTGCTGATCAGTTTCTTTTTCAATCGCATGAAGTAGGAAGAGTAATCGCTAATATTGGGGGAATTGCGAATATCACAGTACTTCCTCCAAAAGAAGCTGAACAAGATGTTGTTGCATATGATACCGGCCCCGGAAATATGATTATTGATGCATTTGTATCTTTGTATACGAACGGGATTCAACGCTTTGACGACAATGGAAAGTTTGCAAAAGAAGGCTCTGTCCATCAAGACTGGTTGAGATTATTGATGGGCAACGACTATTTCTTAAAGCCTGCTCCAAAAAGTACAGGTAGAGAAGTATTCGGAGAGGCTTATGCAAAACGTCTCTGGAGCGAAGGCGATCAATATGGAATTTCTTCATTGGATAAAATATCAACTATAACGATGTTTACTGCATGTTCTTTAGCAATGGAAATTCAAAAACACATTCAGACACATGATGTGAAAGAAGTTTTTGTGAGTGGTGGTGGGGTTCATAACGCTACATTACTAACTTATCTGAAGCAACTCCTGCCTGAAGAAATAAATGTAAAATCATCGGACGCATTAGGCATAAATAGTGATGCGAAAGAAGCTTTTGTATTCGCTTTACTTGGTTATTTAGGATTTCATAAAGTTCCAAATAATTTACCTTCAACAACAGGGGCAAAACGACAAACAATTTTGGGGAAAATTGCTTGGTGA
- a CDS encoding sugar ABC transporter substrate-binding protein codes for MKRMWKKSMLSLASLGLAASVLAACNGDEVGSADEFKGKITIWDGPRWPDKDDNKFHWLEAKIKEYEEAHEGVEIELVQVPWAEMGDKLGVAIAGKSWPDIAPVDISGSAVSIDHIEQGVIEPLDDFFDKDAKADFYENALDAYTYDGKMYGIPNSITLHSMLLNLDLFEEAGVTPPEGGEWTYDEFLDAAKKLTFDRDGDGKIDVHGFSTYIMPGYYEAWPFFYKNGGSPLNEDMTEFTFDTPEVVQAIQDLADLKLTEKVAPETHGGIDVGGTFQAWANEEQRTVAMQPWATWAIGAAQGKYPTNFAVANYPTGDSDKAVTIGGVGGWVMFHQDKDANKKAAAADFMKFISTDKEQYHMAQNYGIFPARISAAEMDPFKDNPEMTRAMEMSEQVVMLPRHPEWRKIDEAIQTQLQLVFNGEKTAKDAMADAKKAVDELLK; via the coding sequence ATGAAGAGAATGTGGAAAAAGTCGATGCTTTCACTTGCTTCACTTGGACTAGCAGCTTCTGTTTTAGCGGCGTGTAATGGTGATGAAGTGGGATCTGCAGATGAATTTAAAGGTAAAATAACCATTTGGGATGGTCCGAGATGGCCAGATAAAGATGACAATAAATTCCATTGGTTAGAAGCGAAGATTAAAGAATATGAAGAAGCACACGAAGGGGTAGAGATTGAATTAGTTCAAGTGCCATGGGCTGAAATGGGTGACAAGCTTGGAGTGGCGATTGCAGGTAAATCATGGCCAGACATTGCACCAGTTGATATCAGTGGAAGTGCAGTAAGCATCGATCATATTGAACAAGGAGTAATTGAGCCTTTAGATGATTTTTTTGATAAAGATGCAAAAGCAGACTTTTACGAAAATGCTTTAGACGCATACACATATGATGGCAAAATGTACGGAATTCCTAATTCTATTACGCTACACTCAATGCTTCTTAACCTAGATTTATTCGAAGAAGCAGGTGTTACCCCTCCTGAAGGTGGAGAATGGACGTATGATGAGTTTTTAGATGCAGCGAAAAAGCTTACATTTGATCGCGATGGAGATGGCAAAATAGACGTACATGGTTTTTCGACTTATATAATGCCTGGATATTATGAAGCTTGGCCATTTTTCTATAAAAACGGTGGTTCACCACTAAATGAAGATATGACGGAATTCACATTTGACACTCCAGAAGTAGTGCAAGCAATTCAAGATTTAGCCGATTTAAAATTAACAGAAAAAGTAGCGCCTGAAACGCATGGAGGAATTGATGTTGGAGGAACATTCCAAGCATGGGCGAATGAAGAACAGCGTACAGTAGCAATGCAACCATGGGCAACATGGGCAATTGGTGCTGCGCAAGGTAAGTACCCGACAAACTTTGCGGTAGCTAATTATCCAACAGGAGATTCAGATAAGGCTGTAACAATCGGTGGTGTTGGTGGATGGGTAATGTTCCATCAAGATAAAGATGCAAACAAAAAAGCAGCAGCTGCTGATTTCATGAAGTTTATTTCAACAGATAAAGAACAATATCACATGGCACAAAACTATGGTATTTTCCCAGCACGAATTAGTGCAGCAGAAATGGATCCTTTTAAAGATAATCCAGAAATGACTCGTGCAATGGAGATGTCTGAACAAGTTGTGATGCTTCCTCGTCATCCTGAATGGAGAAAAATTGACGAAGCAATTCAAACACAACTTCAGTTAGTTTTTAATGGGGAAAAAACAGCTAAAGATGCAATGGCAGATGCGAAGAAAGCCGTAGACGAATTACTAAAATAA